In the Leptospira limi genome, one interval contains:
- a CDS encoding 50S ribosomal protein L11 methyltransferase, translating to MEYRELKVNLPKELSDPFYELLDSLQCAGYYEILFDGEAPKEKDQGLIRDNTNIRIYLQTDEVEKELKILIFLKLHAPNNSNSESRIIETRDYEEAYKEYYKPFPIGNKLWVIPTWEKNEPNTIALWKPTGGIPLFINPGVAFGTGHHETTKLILEHLDSLFAEGKFLFQSACDVGTGSGILSIGLAKFGVSKIFALDIDPNAVKAAWSNWTENEYPKGFQFSVEESGIDNPKLSKEKYDLAIANITFAVLSQNIRHLAKINAPRIIFSGIITEKKDEFLSLLQSHLPGKLLYSKEWNEWWVLDWQKN from the coding sequence TTGGAATACCGAGAATTAAAAGTCAATTTACCGAAAGAATTATCAGATCCATTTTATGAACTACTAGATTCTTTACAATGTGCTGGGTATTATGAAATTCTTTTTGACGGTGAAGCACCAAAAGAAAAAGACCAAGGCCTCATCCGAGACAATACAAATATTCGTATTTATTTACAAACTGATGAAGTAGAAAAGGAATTAAAAATTCTAATCTTTCTAAAACTTCATGCACCTAACAATTCTAATTCGGAATCGCGTATCATAGAAACCAGGGATTACGAAGAAGCATACAAAGAATATTACAAACCCTTCCCTATTGGAAATAAACTTTGGGTGATTCCAACATGGGAAAAAAATGAACCGAATACAATCGCATTATGGAAACCTACGGGAGGCATTCCTCTTTTTATTAACCCTGGTGTGGCATTCGGAACAGGTCACCATGAAACCACCAAACTCATTTTAGAACATTTGGATTCATTATTTGCAGAAGGTAAGTTTTTATTCCAATCAGCTTGTGATGTGGGAACAGGTTCTGGAATTTTATCCATAGGTCTTGCTAAGTTTGGAGTGAGTAAAATTTTTGCTTTGGACATAGATCCAAATGCTGTCAAAGCAGCATGGTCTAACTGGACTGAAAACGAATACCCAAAAGGATTTCAGTTTAGTGTAGAAGAATCAGGGATCGACAATCCAAAACTTTCCAAAGAAAAATATGATTTGGCAATTGCCAATATAACGTTTGCAGTTCTTTCACAAAACATCCGTCACTTGGCAAAAATCAATGCACCTAGAATTATTTTTTCAGGAATCATCACAGAGAAAAAAGATGAATTTTTAAGTTTATTACAAAGTCATTTGCCAGGAAAACTCCTTTATTCCAAAGAATGGAATGAATGGTGGGTTCTCGACTGGCAAAAAAATTAA
- a CDS encoding helix-turn-helix domain-containing protein → MVSKVEQTSDGLDPLISESGDYITDVVKENLKLIRHTKGFSLDKLANRCGVSRAMLSQIEQGKSVPTISVLWKIANGLNVPFSELLKEKNQDGIHILKAENSKVLYSNSKVFASRALFPFLGNRKTEFYELILKPGGHEVAEPHKTGTTENLVVVSGKLRLRVGEKVVELEPKDSVFFKADVSHEYSNPTDQETLMYLVMDYTDEIG, encoded by the coding sequence ATGGTCAGTAAAGTAGAACAAACAAGTGACGGATTAGATCCTTTAATTTCAGAATCGGGCGACTATATAACAGACGTTGTCAAAGAAAACCTGAAACTCATCCGCCATACCAAAGGATTTTCTTTGGACAAACTCGCTAACCGTTGTGGTGTCAGCCGAGCAATGTTGTCTCAAATTGAACAAGGGAAATCAGTGCCGACCATCTCTGTTTTATGGAAAATTGCAAACGGGCTCAATGTTCCTTTTTCGGAACTCCTGAAAGAAAAAAACCAAGACGGAATCCATATCTTAAAAGCAGAAAACTCCAAGGTTTTATATTCCAACTCAAAGGTGTTTGCAAGCCGTGCCCTGTTTCCATTCCTAGGAAACCGCAAAACAGAATTTTATGAACTCATTTTAAAACCTGGTGGCCATGAAGTTGCGGAACCACACAAAACAGGGACGACGGAAAACCTCGTTGTTGTCTCTGGGAAACTTCGATTGCGTGTAGGAGAAAAGGTAGTGGAACTTGAGCCAAAAGACTCTGTGTTTTTTAAAGCAGATGTTTCTCATGAATATTCTAATCCTACAGACCAAGAAACTCTTATGTACTTGGTGATGGATTACACGGATGAGATAGGTTAA
- a CDS encoding sterol desaturase family protein: MFENFTPPPIVTYAIPVFFLLIGIEVYIGYRRNKDLYRLNDSIADLSTGIISQIWGLFQKGVGLYAYFYIYEHFRFFEFAMTNPWAWVLCIVGQDFCYYWSHRLAHEVNFLWAGHVIHHHSEEYNLVVALRQTGLGGLVTWVFYVPLALIGFHPWMYLASGQINLIYQFWVHTKAVGKIGKIGEYILSTPSHHRVHHAINPIYIDKNHGGIFILFDRMFGTFQEETEPCVYGTVKPLRSFNPVYANFHYYWELLKQAFAAEYFMDKIRVFLKPPGWYPRQGNQPAGFLPIPEVSPNSFQKYDPKPATEVKTYTTTWFVLVLLLSFAFLLFVPKFSFVSQVLVTIWVTLSLVSINALIENKTWAGALEITRLLFGFLVLGYFDVNWAYYAIGIVCLVIAGIYLYRTGQQKTQATS, from the coding sequence ATGTTTGAGAATTTCACACCCCCTCCCATTGTAACGTATGCCATCCCCGTTTTTTTCCTTTTGATTGGCATTGAAGTGTACATCGGTTACCGCAGGAACAAAGACCTGTACCGGTTGAATGATTCGATTGCCGATTTGAGTACGGGAATCATTTCACAAATTTGGGGCCTTTTCCAAAAGGGTGTGGGTTTATATGCCTATTTTTATATCTATGAACACTTTCGATTTTTTGAATTTGCCATGACAAACCCTTGGGCATGGGTGCTTTGTATTGTCGGTCAAGATTTCTGTTATTATTGGTCACACCGCTTAGCACATGAAGTGAATTTCCTTTGGGCAGGGCATGTCATCCACCACCATAGTGAAGAATACAACCTTGTGGTTGCCCTCAGACAAACTGGTCTTGGTGGCCTTGTGACTTGGGTATTTTATGTACCACTTGCTCTGATTGGGTTTCATCCATGGATGTATCTTGCCAGTGGACAAATCAATCTTATCTACCAATTTTGGGTACACACAAAAGCAGTTGGTAAAATTGGAAAGATTGGTGAGTACATCCTTTCGACACCTTCTCACCACCGAGTTCACCACGCGATTAACCCGATCTACATCGACAAAAACCATGGTGGGATTTTTATCCTCTTTGACCGAATGTTTGGGACTTTCCAAGAAGAAACAGAACCTTGTGTGTATGGAACCGTAAAACCACTTCGCAGTTTTAACCCTGTGTATGCAAACTTCCACTACTACTGGGAACTTCTAAAACAAGCCTTTGCCGCCGAATACTTTATGGATAAAATCCGTGTCTTTTTAAAACCACCAGGTTGGTACCCAAGGCAAGGAAACCAACCAGCTGGATTTTTACCTATCCCTGAAGTAAGTCCAAATTCGTTTCAAAAGTATGACCCAAAACCGGCTACGGAAGTAAAAACCTATACAACCACTTGGTTTGTTTTGGTCTTACTACTCTCGTTTGCGTTTTTACTCTTTGTTCCGAAGTTCAGTTTTGTCTCTCAAGTCCTTGTTACCATTTGGGTGACACTTTCCCTTGTTTCCATCAATGCACTGATTGAAAACAAAACTTGGGCGGGAGCCCTTGAGATTACAAGATTACTCTTTGGATTTTTAGTGCTTGGTTACTTCGATGTCAATTGGGCTTATTATGCCATTGGCATTGTTTGTTTGGTGATTGCTGGGATTTATCTCTACCGCACAGGCCAACAGAAAACACAAGCTACCTCCTAA
- a CDS encoding M23 family metallopeptidase, which yields MKRNRSYYIILVLILFVVTYSAYAAYQKQKNGPVFLDNHVFQRYNDQWGLWVDLNAEKKSLLEKASEFGVLAQEVMEINHLTETELKRLKRSLFFPYSAEYMRNLQEKELFRETIDSPIDQFIWPVLPNNKSRISSRIGRRWNTWHTGLDIAIPKNSIVLAAADGVVEEAGRGGDYGLAVKIYHHDMNHFHTVYGHNQELLVKPGDIVKKGQIIAFSGNTGKSTGPHVHFEVRFHNVYLNPENFLTPFEEGVATNLVGFAD from the coding sequence ATGAAGCGAAATCGCAGTTACTATATCATACTGGTCCTAATCCTCTTTGTCGTGACCTACTCGGCCTATGCGGCATACCAAAAGCAAAAAAATGGTCCTGTTTTTTTGGACAATCATGTGTTCCAACGGTATAACGACCAATGGGGCCTATGGGTAGATCTGAATGCAGAGAAAAAATCCTTATTGGAAAAGGCATCTGAGTTTGGTGTGCTTGCCCAAGAGGTAATGGAAATCAACCACCTGACGGAAACCGAACTCAAACGTTTGAAACGTTCCTTATTTTTCCCTTATTCCGCTGAATACATGCGGAACCTCCAAGAAAAAGAACTCTTTCGTGAAACCATCGATTCTCCGATTGACCAATTCATTTGGCCAGTGTTACCCAATAACAAATCTCGAATTTCTTCGCGGATTGGAAGGCGTTGGAACACTTGGCATACAGGCCTTGACATCGCCATTCCGAAAAACTCAATCGTACTTGCGGCAGCTGATGGAGTGGTAGAAGAAGCTGGGAGAGGTGGAGACTACGGTCTTGCTGTAAAAATTTACCACCATGACATGAACCATTTCCATACTGTGTATGGGCATAATCAGGAGTTACTCGTCAAACCTGGTGACATTGTGAAAAAAGGGCAAATCATAGCTTTTTCAGGAAACACTGGAAAGTCAACAGGACCTCATGTCCATTTCGAAGTTCGATTTCATAATGTGTATTTGAATCCTGAAAACTTTCTCACTCCATTTGAAGAAGGTGTTGCCACAAACCTTGTCGGATTTGCAGACTAA
- a CDS encoding 7TM diverse intracellular signaling domain-containing protein, with the protein MRNTKTIFNIPILSFFSAYLLIHPANFLMAAPKIDLATEMSGVVIWNQVLVLEDPTQSISEATIVSGEKDGEFKQLTSPNLGFSQSVFWVKLDVTNPNSQVVRWNLLFDFPLIDEIQILGDPVPKNSLRKLGDTSPFSERNVEYRNPVFPFETLPKTNSVYYLKIKSESTIPLALELWTEREFNEKINKEQMIFGIFYGILFVMIAYNFFIYIFTYEKSYLLYLFFISSIFFFHLVNNGFAFQYIWPNWVFWANYSLPFFICLSCITGIIFTHNYLSLKKHLPKVSKLMWVWVGILVLFSFITFFLHYRVAMVTSILLTVPTALLLVYSGTYTFLANVRTARYYLISWLFFLLGVLLYSLKSLGFLSDNHITRWTIQIGTALQTILLSLGLADRINFLTRSLRENLRDLSHAKIKIEESEKRFREIFQGSDEVILMMNEDFEIINANRSLSKHLGYRLDDLRNKKITEILYTGRDQKSDYNVMYVNDKLTDLKMTGSAINFRTELSQKYVKEPKEMVCRIQYIDFEETREVLMTLSPENEDTIIQLIDSEKIELSMNNYLRNAELVSQKITSQLAKYLTNIEQTEVRSSIREIIINAVEHGNLNISFDEKSKALLEGNYLEFLQKRQEDPRYRHKKVKIEYSFSSEYVAYRITDEGRGFDHKKHMEKSLDEMNEAHVQHGRGILMTKSVFDRIEYNDKGNQVSLIKFINRD; encoded by the coding sequence ATGCGAAATACAAAGACAATTTTTAATATTCCAATCCTCTCCTTCTTTTCTGCGTACCTTCTAATCCATCCTGCCAATTTCTTAATGGCGGCACCTAAAATTGATTTGGCTACTGAAATGAGTGGAGTCGTAATCTGGAACCAAGTTTTGGTTTTGGAAGATCCTACCCAATCCATTTCAGAGGCGACAATTGTATCTGGTGAAAAAGATGGAGAATTCAAACAACTCACTTCGCCTAATTTAGGTTTTTCTCAGTCGGTGTTTTGGGTCAAATTGGATGTTACCAATCCAAATTCTCAAGTGGTGCGATGGAATTTGTTATTTGATTTTCCACTGATAGACGAAATCCAAATTTTGGGTGATCCAGTTCCCAAAAATTCGTTACGAAAACTTGGTGACACTTCTCCTTTTTCCGAACGAAACGTGGAATACCGAAATCCAGTTTTTCCCTTCGAAACACTTCCTAAAACAAACTCTGTCTATTATCTCAAAATTAAATCCGAATCAACCATTCCATTGGCATTGGAACTTTGGACAGAACGAGAATTTAATGAAAAGATAAACAAGGAACAGATGATCTTCGGAATTTTTTACGGAATTTTGTTTGTGATGATTGCTTACAACTTTTTCATTTATATTTTTACGTATGAAAAAAGTTATCTACTGTATCTTTTTTTCATCAGCTCTATATTTTTCTTTCACCTAGTGAACAATGGATTTGCATTTCAATACATTTGGCCTAATTGGGTCTTTTGGGCAAATTATTCTTTGCCATTTTTTATCTGTTTGTCCTGCATCACGGGAATCATTTTTACTCATAATTATTTAAGTTTGAAAAAACACCTCCCAAAGGTTTCCAAATTGATGTGGGTTTGGGTAGGAATCCTTGTTTTGTTTTCTTTCATTACGTTTTTTTTACACTACCGAGTTGCGATGGTCACCTCTATATTGTTAACTGTTCCCACAGCACTTTTACTTGTGTATAGTGGAACGTATACATTTTTGGCAAATGTTCGAACTGCGCGGTATTATCTAATCTCTTGGTTGTTTTTTTTGTTAGGTGTTTTGTTATATTCTTTAAAAAGTTTGGGATTTTTATCAGACAATCATATCACAAGATGGACCATTCAAATTGGAACAGCCTTACAAACAATTTTATTATCATTAGGGTTGGCAGACAGAATCAATTTTTTAACCAGAAGTTTGCGGGAAAATCTAAGAGATTTATCTCATGCTAAAATAAAAATTGAAGAGTCTGAAAAACGTTTTAGAGAAATTTTCCAAGGTTCCGATGAAGTGATTTTGATGATGAACGAAGATTTTGAAATCATCAATGCGAATCGATCATTATCAAAACACCTTGGTTATCGATTAGATGATTTGAGAAACAAAAAAATTACAGAAATCCTTTATACAGGAAGAGACCAAAAATCAGATTATAACGTGATGTATGTGAATGACAAACTCACAGACTTAAAGATGACCGGATCTGCAATTAATTTTAGAACAGAGTTGTCACAAAAGTATGTAAAAGAACCAAAGGAAATGGTATGTCGTATCCAATACATTGATTTTGAAGAAACTAGAGAAGTGTTAATGACCTTATCTCCCGAAAATGAAGATACCATTATCCAACTCATTGATTCTGAAAAAATTGAACTTTCGATGAATAATTATCTTCGGAATGCAGAACTTGTTTCTCAAAAGATAACTTCCCAATTAGCAAAGTACTTAACCAACATAGAACAAACGGAAGTTCGGTCTTCTATACGAGAGATTATCATCAACGCGGTAGAACATGGAAATTTGAATATCAGTTTTGATGAAAAATCAAAAGCACTGTTGGAAGGAAATTACTTAGAGTTTTTACAAAAACGACAAGAGGACCCAAGGTATCGTCACAAAAAAGTAAAAATAGAATATTCTTTTAGCAGTGAATATGTCGCCTATCGAATCACCGATGAAGGTAGAGGATTTGATCATAAAAAACATATGGAAAAATCGTTAGATGAAATGAACGAGGCACATGTCCAACATGGAAGAGGGATCCTTATGACAAAATCGGTTTTTGACCGAATTGAATACAACGACAAAGGGAATCAGGTCAGTTTGATCAAATTTATAAATCGTGATTAA
- the rsmA gene encoding 16S rRNA (adenine(1518)-N(6)/adenine(1519)-N(6))-dimethyltransferase RsmA, which translates to MKSPYSTISQIQTFFEQKGIRAQKKFGQNFLIDNNIVEYIVNTAKPLFAEDDVSLAEIGIGLGTLTYPILSLGKHTDLFEIDFAYIELAKDEILPKFPKANLFAGDALENLHHIFPKKVFVFGNLPYHLTTEIINTLIIHCRNFQGGIFMVQKEFAERLVKETSSLSVFLSAFCEVKYLKTVHKNCFFPIPKIHSALILLSPKKEKGKQHWSPQSEVEVEIWSRMLRTVFWGKRKQIQVSLRESPFSEDPIFREALAEALVRSEIPPTKRPEELNREQFLNLGQHLLDILSK; encoded by the coding sequence TTGAAATCTCCTTATTCCACTATCTCACAAATCCAAACCTTCTTTGAACAAAAAGGAATCAGGGCCCAAAAAAAATTTGGTCAAAATTTCCTAATTGATAATAACATTGTGGAATACATTGTAAATACAGCAAAACCTTTGTTTGCTGAAGATGATGTTTCTTTGGCAGAAATTGGAATTGGCCTTGGAACTTTAACCTATCCAATTTTGAGTTTAGGAAAACATACTGATTTATTTGAAATTGATTTTGCTTACATAGAATTGGCAAAGGATGAAATTTTACCTAAGTTTCCGAAAGCAAATTTATTTGCAGGTGATGCCTTAGAAAATTTACACCATATTTTTCCGAAAAAAGTTTTTGTATTTGGAAACCTACCTTACCACCTCACAACAGAAATCATCAACACACTGATCATCCATTGCCGAAACTTCCAAGGTGGAATTTTTATGGTACAAAAGGAGTTTGCAGAACGACTTGTGAAAGAAACCTCTTCTCTCTCCGTATTTTTATCTGCCTTCTGCGAAGTGAAATACCTAAAGACAGTCCATAAAAATTGTTTTTTTCCCATTCCCAAAATCCATTCCGCTCTCATTTTACTCTCTCCCAAAAAAGAAAAGGGAAAACAGCACTGGTCTCCTCAATCAGAAGTGGAAGTGGAAATTTGGTCTCGCATGTTACGAACTGTGTTTTGGGGCAAACGAAAACAAATCCAAGTGAGTTTACGGGAATCTCCCTTTTCCGAGGATCCCATTTTCCGTGAGGCACTGGCAGAAGCATTGGTCCGTTCCGAAATCCCTCCGACCAAACGACCTGAAGAATTGAACCGTGAACAATTTCTGAATCTTGGTCAACATTTACTTGACATTTTGTCAAAATGA
- a CDS encoding HAD family hydrolase, with product MTNLTKHSWTDEIYDRLTTLIPKKTGIVCFDFDNTLIRNDFGEKIMDQIIREDLIFLPTDLSPFFRDKKLWKDHTKLSLAEKEHLIWEEYSFQLKEFGIERGYRWTCFLFQGLSKEDYYEISRRAWKRVNLPEDESGVFPQVEMKDLIQFLHHHNWKVFIVTASPEPGIAAIAHHFPVLESNVIGMRQTLDGNGRYTHELIEPYTYGEGKVKAIEERIGQYPDLVFGDSFNDYPMLTKAKEFGVAIDKGDPEFVKACSAKGILIQPYFTYQTLIK from the coding sequence GTGACAAACCTTACAAAGCATAGTTGGACAGATGAAATTTATGACCGTCTGACAACACTGATTCCTAAAAAAACAGGCATTGTCTGTTTTGATTTTGATAATACCCTCATCCGTAATGATTTTGGCGAAAAAATCATGGACCAAATCATCAGAGAAGATCTTATATTTTTACCAACTGACCTCTCCCCATTTTTTCGTGATAAAAAACTTTGGAAAGACCACACCAAACTGAGTTTAGCTGAAAAAGAACATTTGATATGGGAAGAATATTCTTTCCAATTAAAAGAATTTGGAATTGAAAGAGGATACCGTTGGACTTGTTTTTTATTCCAAGGACTATCAAAAGAAGATTATTACGAAATCTCGAGACGTGCCTGGAAACGAGTGAACTTACCGGAAGATGAGTCTGGAGTGTTTCCCCAAGTGGAAATGAAAGATTTAATCCAATTCTTACACCACCACAATTGGAAAGTGTTCATTGTAACAGCTTCTCCTGAACCTGGCATTGCTGCCATCGCCCACCACTTTCCCGTGTTAGAAAGTAATGTAATTGGTATGAGACAAACCTTAGATGGAAATGGAAGGTATACTCACGAACTCATTGAACCATATACCTATGGTGAAGGGAAAGTTAAAGCAATAGAAGAAAGAATTGGCCAGTATCCTGATTTGGTATTTGGTGATTCGTTTAATGACTATCCCATGTTAACCAAAGCTAAAGAATTCGGAGTGGCCATTGATAAAGGTGATCCTGAATTTGTTAAAGCCTGCAGTGCAAAAGGAATTCTCATCCAACCTTATTTTACCTACCAAACTTTAATCAAATGA
- the rsmI gene encoding 16S rRNA (cytidine(1402)-2'-O)-methyltransferase yields MNRLYLVSNSIGNDLDLPPRTKQLLEEADWILGEEQRTTSTLLKKLGISKPFDLLNEHTSRSEMDEIGMKLAMTKRTCLISDSGSPGLEDPGKWLVPLAWEMGVEVRSAPGPTALVSALTSSGFATSPFLFLGFLPREEKEREKTLKQYLGLGITLAFYETPYRAKHCLETLAKILPNDRMIFLALGISFAHETSFRGTAKEVQKKFPQGMKLPPVFVIEEKKERHKR; encoded by the coding sequence ATGAATCGATTGTATTTAGTATCCAATTCCATTGGAAACGACTTAGACCTTCCACCGCGCACCAAACAATTGCTAGAAGAAGCAGATTGGATCTTAGGGGAAGAACAAAGGACCACATCTACCCTACTGAAAAAACTTGGGATTTCTAAACCATTTGACCTCCTCAATGAACATACATCCAGAAGTGAGATGGATGAGATAGGAATGAAACTCGCCATGACAAAACGCACTTGTCTCATTTCCGATTCTGGAAGTCCAGGCCTCGAAGACCCAGGTAAGTGGCTTGTCCCACTTGCTTGGGAAATGGGAGTGGAAGTGAGATCGGCACCGGGCCCCACGGCTCTTGTCTCCGCTCTCACCAGTTCTGGTTTTGCGACTTCGCCTTTTTTATTCCTTGGATTTTTACCGAGAGAAGAAAAGGAAAGGGAAAAAACCTTAAAACAATACTTAGGCCTTGGGATCACACTCGCCTTTTACGAAACCCCTTACCGCGCCAAACATTGCCTGGAAACTCTAGCCAAAATCCTTCCGAATGATCGTATGATCTTTTTGGCTCTGGGAATTTCGTTCGCACATGAAACTTCTTTTCGCGGGACAGCCAAGGAAGTCCAAAAAAAATTCCCACAAGGGATGAAACTCCCACCTGTGTTTGTCATCGAAGAGAAAAAAGAAAGGCACAAACGATAG